From a region of the Corallococcus coralloides DSM 2259 genome:
- a CDS encoding Fic family protein codes for MKERYQDIDEKNEQLREYLEIYKGKPPAREYLDRFEMSWIYHDAALEGVVYTHQELMAALFPERTAAEASMIPVVLEIRNHKAVADFIREEAAGAKKQSALTLTTIKRMHDLFLGNTPEALAERARMERRERTEKELAKERDRAGLRKDMPLHRTYFHDITQPAKIQARLEKLVDHTASAEFREFHPIKQAAVVQHEFLQIFPFTEHSGKVGRMCSNLILLRNGYMPAVIHSIDRQRYYESFRAPVATFRTVLMDAMENSLDNGVKYFRDLGRKYKTVE; via the coding sequence GTGAAGGAACGCTACCAGGACATCGACGAGAAGAACGAGCAGCTGCGCGAGTACCTTGAGATCTACAAGGGCAAGCCGCCGGCGCGTGAGTACCTCGACCGCTTCGAGATGTCGTGGATCTACCACGACGCCGCGCTCGAAGGCGTCGTGTACACGCACCAGGAGCTGATGGCCGCGCTCTTCCCGGAGCGCACGGCGGCGGAAGCCTCCATGATCCCGGTGGTGCTGGAGATCCGCAACCACAAGGCGGTGGCGGACTTCATCCGCGAGGAGGCCGCGGGCGCGAAGAAGCAGTCCGCGCTCACGCTCACCACCATCAAGCGGATGCACGACCTCTTCCTGGGCAACACGCCGGAAGCCCTGGCCGAGCGTGCGCGCATGGAGCGGCGCGAGCGCACGGAGAAGGAGCTGGCCAAGGAGCGCGACCGCGCGGGGCTGCGCAAGGACATGCCCCTGCACCGCACCTACTTCCACGACATCACCCAGCCCGCGAAGATCCAGGCCCGGCTGGAGAAGCTCGTGGACCACACCGCCAGCGCGGAGTTCCGCGAGTTCCACCCCATCAAGCAGGCGGCGGTGGTGCAGCACGAGTTCCTGCAGATCTTCCCCTTCACCGAGCACAGCGGGAAGGTGGGGCGCATGTGCAGCAACCTCATCCTGCTGCGCAACGGCTACATGCCCGCGGTCATCCACTCCATCGACCGGCAGCGCTACTACGAGTCCTTCCGCGCGCCCGTGGCCACGTTCCGCACGGTGCTGATGGACGCGATGGAGAACTCGCTGGACAACGGCGTGAAGTACTTCCGCGACCTCGGCCGCAAGTACAAGACCGTCGAGTAG
- a CDS encoding deoxyribonuclease IV, with product MRIGAHESIAGGVSQAFQRAEAHGARALQIFTKNARGWSAPALTDAETEAFRAEARRTGLPVIAHGSYLVNLAGEAPEAREKSLACVTEELTRCERLGIPLLILHPGSHPDEARGLRLIAEGLDEVHRRCPGYTARVCLEMTAGQGSALGWRFEHLEELLSRVADEARLAVCLDTCHLFAAGYDLRTPKGYAAVMDECDRRVGLHRVRAFHLNDCKKPLGCRVDRHEEPGKGAIGLTAFRCLMKDARFVDTIGVLETPFPERYGENIRLLESLCRRK from the coding sequence GTGCGCATCGGGGCTCACGAATCCATCGCCGGAGGCGTGAGCCAGGCCTTCCAGCGAGCCGAAGCGCACGGCGCGCGCGCCCTGCAGATCTTCACGAAGAACGCGCGGGGCTGGAGCGCCCCCGCGCTGACGGACGCGGAGACCGAAGCCTTCCGCGCCGAGGCCCGCCGCACGGGCCTCCCCGTCATTGCCCACGGCAGCTACCTGGTGAACCTGGCCGGTGAGGCGCCGGAGGCCCGCGAGAAGTCGCTCGCGTGCGTCACCGAGGAGCTCACCCGCTGCGAGCGCCTGGGCATCCCGCTGCTCATCCTCCACCCCGGCTCCCACCCGGACGAAGCGCGAGGGCTGCGCCTCATCGCCGAAGGGCTGGACGAGGTGCACCGCCGCTGCCCCGGCTACACCGCCCGCGTCTGCCTGGAGATGACGGCGGGCCAGGGCAGCGCGCTGGGGTGGCGCTTCGAGCACCTGGAGGAGCTGCTCTCGCGCGTCGCGGATGAAGCGCGGCTGGCGGTGTGCCTGGACACGTGCCACCTCTTCGCGGCGGGGTACGACCTGCGGACGCCGAAGGGCTACGCGGCGGTGATGGACGAGTGCGACCGGCGCGTGGGCCTGCACCGGGTGCGCGCCTTCCATCTCAACGATTGCAAGAAACCCCTGGGTTGCCGGGTAGACCGGCACGAAGAACCGGGCAAGGGGGCGATCGGCCTGACGGCCTTCCGCTGCCTCATGAAGGACGCGCGGTTCGTCGACACCATTGGGGTGTTGGAAACACCCTTTCCGGAACGTTACGGGGAGAACATCCGACTTCTCGAATCCCTGTGCCGGAGGAAGTAA
- a CDS encoding DHH family phosphoesterase, which produces MPVTPSLQSRRAQLPAGSELTEPPPARLAKLPAADKLARLLQVAKGHRRALILTHDNPDPDSMAAAVSLAHLLERKAGIEAHVGYGGIIGRAENVAFVRVLRLPVSHVSQIDFSQYDLFGLVDTQPPVRNHSLPARYRADLVVDHHPLREESLLAPFADVGGDFGATSTMLVEYLRAARLEPSVEIATALFYGIKADTRDLGRETTQTDVDSYLWLFPRCDKQLLGQIEHPELPARFFQLFHTSIEKAKVYGTAIITDLEEVYSPDLVAEVAERMMYLEGMKWSLAYGTYRNQLFLSLRVKDRRMNAGRLIRELCDDLGGSSGGHGSMAGARLPLSGSASKRKALKREVVSRFLEAFGVSEERPVSLLSAQDT; this is translated from the coding sequence ATGCCTGTCACCCCATCCCTCCAAAGCCGCCGCGCCCAGCTGCCTGCCGGGAGCGAGCTCACGGAGCCTCCGCCAGCGCGGTTGGCGAAGCTGCCCGCCGCCGACAAGCTGGCCCGCCTGCTCCAGGTGGCCAAGGGTCATCGCCGGGCGCTCATCCTCACCCACGACAACCCGGACCCGGACTCCATGGCGGCGGCGGTGTCGCTCGCCCATCTGCTGGAGCGCAAGGCCGGCATCGAGGCCCACGTGGGCTACGGCGGCATCATCGGCCGGGCGGAGAACGTGGCCTTCGTGCGCGTGCTCCGGCTGCCGGTGTCGCACGTGTCGCAGATCGACTTCAGCCAGTACGACCTCTTCGGCCTGGTGGACACGCAGCCGCCGGTGCGCAACCACTCGCTGCCGGCGCGCTACCGCGCGGACCTGGTGGTGGACCACCACCCGCTGCGCGAGGAGAGCCTGCTGGCCCCCTTCGCGGACGTGGGCGGCGACTTCGGCGCCACCTCCACCATGCTGGTGGAGTACCTGCGGGCCGCCCGGCTGGAGCCGTCCGTGGAGATCGCCACCGCGCTCTTCTACGGCATCAAGGCGGACACGCGGGACCTGGGCCGTGAGACGACCCAGACGGACGTGGACAGCTACCTGTGGCTGTTCCCCCGCTGTGACAAGCAGCTCCTGGGACAGATCGAGCACCCGGAGCTGCCGGCGCGCTTCTTCCAGCTGTTCCACACGTCCATCGAGAAGGCGAAGGTCTACGGCACCGCCATCATCACCGACCTGGAGGAGGTCTACTCCCCGGACCTGGTGGCGGAGGTCGCCGAGCGGATGATGTACCTGGAAGGGATGAAGTGGTCCCTGGCGTACGGGACGTACCGCAACCAGCTCTTCTTGAGCCTGCGCGTGAAGGACCGGCGCATGAACGCGGGCCGCCTCATCCGCGAGCTGTGCGACGACCTGGGCGGCTCGTCCGGCGGTCACGGCAGCATGGCGGGCGCGCGGCTGCCCCTGTCCGGCAGCGCGAGCAAGCGCAAGGCGCTCAAGCGCGAGGTGGTGTCGCGCTTCCTCGAAGCCTTCGGTGTCTCCGAGGAGCGGCCGGTGTCGCTGCTGTCCGCGCAGGACACGTGA
- a CDS encoding cysteine desulfurase family protein, translated as MIYWDHNAAAPVRAEVGALLARAFTEGGFGNASSVHGGGREARARLDAARAKVARVLGCEPKEITFTASGSEADALALVGAYAARPVKDRRRVVSTTVEHPSALGALAQLEKDGAQVVRLSPDASGRVPLEAVLEALTPDTALCSLMWANNETGVLQPVAETARACRQRGILFHTDAVQAAGKVPLTLREVDADLLSLSAHKFGGPQGVGVLVVRKGVDVRALTPGHQEGGRRGGTQNVPHAEALALALELAAADQASTAARVAALRDTFEQQVLQRLPGVTVNGAGAPRVPNTSNLRFDGVEGEALLMALDLEDIRVSSGAACASGTLSPSHVLRAMGLSPAEARSSLRFSLGPGTTSAEVTRVVDALCTHVPRVRALGG; from the coding sequence GTGATCTACTGGGACCACAACGCCGCCGCGCCGGTGCGCGCGGAGGTCGGCGCGCTGCTCGCAAGGGCCTTCACGGAGGGCGGCTTCGGCAACGCGTCCAGCGTGCACGGTGGCGGGCGCGAGGCCCGGGCCCGGCTGGACGCGGCGCGAGCGAAGGTGGCGCGCGTCCTGGGCTGCGAGCCGAAGGAGATCACCTTCACCGCGTCGGGCAGCGAGGCGGACGCGCTCGCACTGGTGGGAGCGTACGCGGCCCGCCCGGTGAAGGACCGCCGCCGCGTGGTGTCCACCACGGTGGAGCACCCGTCCGCGCTGGGTGCGCTCGCGCAGTTGGAGAAGGACGGCGCCCAGGTGGTGCGGCTGTCCCCTGACGCCAGCGGCCGTGTCCCGCTGGAGGCCGTGCTGGAGGCGCTCACGCCGGACACCGCGCTGTGTTCGCTGATGTGGGCCAACAACGAGACGGGCGTGCTGCAGCCGGTGGCGGAGACCGCGCGCGCGTGCCGTCAGCGAGGCATCCTCTTCCACACGGACGCCGTGCAGGCCGCGGGCAAGGTGCCGCTCACCTTGCGCGAAGTGGACGCGGACCTGCTCTCCCTCTCCGCGCACAAGTTCGGGGGCCCCCAGGGCGTGGGCGTGCTCGTCGTACGCAAGGGCGTGGACGTGCGGGCACTGACGCCCGGACACCAGGAGGGAGGCCGCCGCGGAGGCACGCAGAACGTGCCCCATGCCGAGGCCCTGGCCCTGGCCCTGGAGCTGGCCGCCGCGGATCAGGCCAGCACCGCCGCGAGGGTCGCGGCCCTGCGCGACACCTTCGAACAGCAGGTGCTCCAGCGGCTGCCCGGGGTGACGGTGAACGGTGCGGGCGCGCCGCGGGTGCCCAACACCAGCAACCTGCGCTTCGACGGCGTGGAGGGCGAAGCGCTGTTGATGGCGCTGGACCTGGAGGACATCCGCGTCTCGTCGGGAGCGGCCTGCGCCTCCGGCACGCTGTCCCCGTCCCACGTGCTGCGCGCCATGGGCCTCTCCCCCGCCGAGGCGCGCTCGAGCCTGCGCTTCAGCCTGGGCCCTGGCACCACCAGCGCGGAGGTCACCCGCGTCGTGGACGCGCTGTGCACGCATGTGCCCCGGGTGCGTGCCCTCGGAGGCTGA
- a CDS encoding serine/threonine-protein kinase, translating to MNAPTPVSKPIRVFGNYEIQSLLGKGGMAEVYRARVRSGPYEGWTVALKRLLPALTRDPASVDLFRREAQLSRQLDHPNIVKVLDAGMLDDVSFLVMDLVDGRDLGHILRRCKARGIPLPVDFAVYLAKVLLEALAYAHTATGPDGKPLGIVHCDVSPSNLFISRVGEIKLGDFGVSRVLVDGKLQGGEVLGKPYYLSPESLQGAVTPEADLWAASVVLYELLTLGRPFVGSTPEEVFAGILSRKYRLLRSVRPDIPQALDDVLARAFAENPEDRFSSAEEYAKALSPHFDENVGTPLAIAAVVRGLFGTTDEMPAYRGSPPNGPSSDDNG from the coding sequence GTGAACGCGCCGACTCCCGTGTCGAAGCCCATCCGCGTCTTCGGCAACTACGAAATCCAATCGCTGCTGGGCAAGGGCGGCATGGCCGAGGTGTACCGCGCGCGCGTGCGCTCCGGTCCCTACGAAGGCTGGACGGTCGCGCTCAAGCGGCTGTTGCCCGCGCTCACCCGCGACCCGGCGTCGGTGGACCTCTTCCGCCGCGAGGCGCAGCTGTCACGCCAGCTGGACCATCCGAACATCGTGAAGGTGCTGGACGCCGGGATGCTGGACGACGTGTCCTTCCTGGTGATGGACCTGGTGGACGGGCGCGACCTGGGCCACATCCTGCGCCGGTGCAAGGCGCGCGGGATTCCGCTCCCCGTCGACTTCGCGGTGTACCTGGCGAAGGTGCTGCTGGAGGCGCTCGCGTACGCGCACACCGCCACCGGTCCGGACGGCAAGCCGCTGGGCATCGTCCACTGCGACGTGTCTCCGTCCAACCTGTTCATCTCCCGCGTGGGGGAGATCAAGCTGGGTGACTTCGGCGTGTCGCGCGTGCTGGTGGACGGCAAGCTCCAGGGCGGCGAGGTGCTGGGCAAGCCGTACTACCTGTCCCCGGAGTCGCTGCAGGGCGCCGTCACGCCAGAGGCGGACCTGTGGGCCGCGAGCGTGGTGCTCTACGAGCTGCTCACGCTGGGCCGGCCCTTCGTGGGCTCGACGCCGGAAGAGGTCTTCGCGGGCATCCTGTCGCGCAAGTACCGGCTCCTGCGCTCGGTGCGTCCGGACATCCCGCAGGCGCTGGACGACGTGCTGGCGCGCGCGTTCGCGGAGAACCCCGAGGACCGCTTCTCGTCCGCCGAGGAGTACGCGAAGGCGCTGTCTCCGCACTTCGATGAGAACGTGGGGACGCCGCTGGCCATCGCGGCGGTGGTGCGCGGTCTGTTCGGCACCACGGACGAGATGCCCGCGTACCGGGGCTCGCCGCCCAACGGCCCCTCCTCCGACGACAACGGGTAG
- a CDS encoding tetratricopeptide repeat protein translates to MNSTYQADAFGPIELRSDGEHLVGTAPAGGPCQRPVAEQILTGDFQGNVFLGELTLCQTGDTCTPSRSFPVMLVYNVEERALGGVVKLEDSCDSPALPKNRMLVLRATEQGAALTPTLTPASAQAPEQRQAQAPVPPPSGGAAQIAAQRRLEPLDVAATLKLGQSMLASQNAIGASQQFQLVLSQEKEKNNAWALTGMGVSHYLRKQQPEALKYLEQARSVGPGPARAEAWFWMACVKRAAQETRVAQEALRRAVTEGWSPPEGNALVERELQQFAKEGTVYEAQLKQARGRKRVQGRDPQGAGSASP, encoded by the coding sequence ATGAACAGTACCTACCAGGCAGATGCCTTCGGCCCCATCGAGTTGCGCTCGGACGGGGAGCATCTCGTCGGCACGGCGCCGGCCGGGGGGCCCTGCCAGCGCCCGGTCGCCGAGCAGATCCTGACGGGGGACTTCCAGGGCAACGTCTTCCTGGGCGAGCTCACGCTCTGTCAGACAGGGGACACCTGCACCCCGTCGCGCAGCTTCCCGGTGATGCTCGTCTACAACGTGGAGGAGCGGGCGCTGGGCGGCGTGGTGAAGCTGGAGGACAGCTGCGACTCCCCGGCCCTGCCCAAGAACCGGATGCTGGTGCTCCGGGCGACGGAGCAGGGGGCCGCGCTGACTCCGACGCTGACGCCCGCGTCGGCGCAGGCACCCGAGCAGCGTCAGGCGCAGGCTCCCGTGCCTCCTCCGTCCGGTGGGGCCGCGCAGATCGCGGCGCAGCGCCGGTTGGAGCCGCTGGACGTGGCGGCCACCCTGAAGCTGGGCCAGTCGATGCTGGCGTCCCAGAACGCCATCGGCGCTTCGCAGCAGTTCCAGTTGGTGCTGTCCCAGGAGAAGGAGAAGAACAACGCCTGGGCGCTGACGGGCATGGGGGTGTCGCACTACCTGCGCAAGCAGCAGCCGGAGGCGCTCAAGTACCTGGAGCAGGCGCGCAGCGTGGGTCCTGGGCCGGCGCGGGCGGAGGCCTGGTTCTGGATGGCGTGCGTGAAGCGCGCGGCCCAGGAGACGCGGGTGGCACAGGAAGCGCTGCGGCGGGCGGTGACGGAAGGCTGGTCCCCGCCAGAGGGCAATGCGCTGGTGGAGCGCGAGCTCCAGCAGTTCGCCAAAGAGGGAACGGTGTACGAGGCGCAGTTGAAGCAGGCCCGCGGTCGCAAGCGGGTCCAGGGCCGTGATCCGCAAGGAGCTGGAAGCGCCAGCCCGTGA
- a CDS encoding 5-formyltetrahydrofolate cyclo-ligase, which produces MSETAVDTAAAAEKKVTLREELTARRKAMTNDLIDERGLKVQSRFLASPYYDKARTVALYAPIRGEVPTRDILIAALQDEKIVCYPLSHVHGRILAFRAIKSESELEPGRLGVREPTNSSDLIPVDQIDLFVVPGLGFSPDGKRLGRGGGYYDATLKAASARSRRVGLAFNDQIVQALPTTSDDVDMDQIVTESQTLRGLYRSFDFLDT; this is translated from the coding sequence GTGAGCGAGACGGCGGTGGATACGGCGGCGGCGGCGGAGAAGAAGGTAACGCTTCGTGAGGAACTGACGGCGCGCCGCAAGGCGATGACCAATGACCTCATCGACGAGCGGGGCCTCAAGGTCCAGTCTCGATTCCTGGCATCGCCCTATTACGACAAGGCGCGGACGGTGGCGCTCTACGCCCCCATCCGGGGCGAAGTGCCCACCCGGGACATCCTCATCGCGGCGTTGCAGGACGAGAAGATCGTCTGCTACCCGCTGTCCCACGTGCACGGGCGCATCCTGGCCTTCCGGGCCATCAAGTCGGAGAGCGAGTTGGAGCCGGGACGCCTGGGCGTCCGTGAGCCCACGAACTCCTCGGACCTGATTCCGGTGGATCAGATCGACCTGTTCGTGGTGCCCGGCCTGGGCTTCAGCCCGGACGGCAAGCGGCTGGGGCGCGGCGGTGGCTACTACGACGCCACCCTCAAGGCGGCCAGTGCGCGCAGCCGCCGGGTGGGCCTGGCCTTCAACGATCAGATCGTCCAGGCGCTGCCCACGACGAGCGACGACGTGGACATGGACCAGATCGTCACGGAGAGCCAGACGCTGCGCGGCCTCTACCGCAGCTTCGACTTTCTCGACACCTGA